CGAAGTTTGGCGTGGTGCCTATAGAAAATAACACAGAAGGCGCTGTAGCAGCTAGCTATGATAGCCTTGGCGAGCATGAGAGCATAAAGGTAGTTGGCGAGATTTATCTTGATATTAGCCACGCACTTTGTGGAGTTTGTGCTGATATTTCGTGCTTAGAGCGTATTTACACGCACCCTCAGGCCTACGCTCAGTGTAGAAAGTTTTTAGCAGAACACGGCTTAGAGGGAGTAGAGTTTGTAGCCACTAGCAGCACAGCCAAGGCCGCCTGGTTAGCAAAAGATGATGAAAAAGGCGCTGCGATTTGCTCAAAGATAGCTGCTAAGCTCTCAAATATCCCTGTGATTTTTGAGCGAATTCAAGACAATCTTGGAAATAGCACGAGATTTTTTGTGCTAAGTAACGCATTTTGTGACAAAAGTGGCAATGATAAAACAAGCATTATCGCCTCAACCGAACATAAGCCAGGTGCGCTTTTTGATTTGCTTAGCATTTTTGCTGGGCTTAAGATAAATATCACAAAGCTAGAAAGTAGGCCTGATAAAAAGCACAGCTTTAAAAGTCTTTTTTACATTGACATAGAAGGGCACAAAGATGATGAAATAATCGCCAAAGCTCTAAATAGCGCAAGGCAAAGTGGTCATGAAATTCGAGTGCTTGGCAGCTACGCTGTGGCAAAGTAAGGTGGTGTTTGAAAGGCTTTAGGGAATTCCCTAGAATGTCATCCTCGGACTTGACCCGAGGATCTCTATTAGGAATTCTAAATTTATTTTTAATGAGATCTCCCGATCAAGTCGGGGGATGACACAAGGCTTAGAATTTCACGGAATTTTAGAATTCCCAGGAATTCTAGTTTTTTAATAATTTTAAAAGGATAAAAGATGATTTTCAATGAGTTTTTAGAAAATTTAGAAAGTTATGAACCAGGCAAGCCAATAGAACTAGTAGCGCGTGAATATGGCATAAAGCCTGAAAATATCATCAAAGTAGCTAGCAATGAAAATCCCTTTGGCTCTTCGCCAAAAGCTCTGCAAGCGATGAGAGCTAGCGAGCCAGCACTTTATCCAGATGATAGCTACTTTGCGCTAAAGCATGCTTTGGCTGTGCGTTTTGGCTGCGAGAGTGCAAATATCATCATAGGCTCTGGTTCAGATCAAGTCATGGAAATGGCTATAAAAGCAGTTTGCAACGAAAATCGTGGAATTTTGCGGGCAAAAACAACCTTTGCTATGTATGATATATACGCAAAATTCGCACACGCACCAGTATATAAAACTCAAAGCGAGTTTCATGACCTAGCACAAATGGCTGAAATTTATACTAAAAACGCCGCAAATATCGGCGCAGTAATTCTTTGCCTGCCAAACAATCCACTTGGCGAGTGTCCTGATGCAAGCGAGGTTTATGAGTTTTTAGAGCTTATTAGCCAAGATACTTTAGTTATCCTAGACTGCGCTTATATGGAGTTTGCCACATTTAAAGACAGCAAAAAGCACATTAAGCCAGCTCATGTGCTAAGTAAATTTACAAATGTGCTTTATAGCGGCACTTTTTCAAAAGCTTATGGCCTTGGCGGAATGAGAGTAGGATATGGTCTAGCAAACACAAAACTAATAGAACAAATCTCAAAACTTCGCCCACCATTTAACATAACAACTCCTAGCCTAGCAGCGGCGATAGCAGCACTTGATGATGAGGATTTTGTACAAAAAGGCATTAAAAACAACTTTGATGAGATGCCAAGATATGAAGATTTTGCTAGCGAGTTTGGCCTCAAATTCATCCCAAGTTATACGAATTTTATAGCAATTTTTACAAATGAAGAGAAAAACTCATCAATTTTAGCTGATAATTTGCTAAAAAAAGGTATAATCTTGCGCAATCTAAAAAGTTATGGCTTAAACGCAGTTCGTATCACAATAGGCACTAAAAAACAAAATGATAAGGTTCTAGAAGCTCTAAGAGCGGAATTTGCGTAAAAAGCTTTTATAGGAATTCTAGATTTTTAGGCTAGTTTAATGGATAGATTTAAAGAATTTTTTGAACAAGTATCTGCTGTATTTTTAAATCTTACAAAACGGCAAAAAATAGTCGTTTTAAGTAGTATTGTAGCAGTTATTGCCTTTATCGTGCTACTTATTTTGCTTATGCGTGGCTCAGGCAGTACTCAAAATGAGTTTGCTGGATATAGCGTGCTTTTTCGCAATATTGACCCAAGTGTGAGCGCACAGGTCATCACCCAGCTAGAAGCTGATGGAGTAAACTATAAGCTAGCTGATGAGGGCACTATCCTTGTGCCTACAAAAGATGTTTATAAAGAGCGTATCGCAGTAGCAAGCATCACAAATATCCAAGGAAATAACGGCAAAGTAGGCTTTGAGCTTTTTGATAATAAAGAGTTCGGTGCTACTGAGGATGAACAAAGAGTAAAGTTTCAAAGAGCTATACAAGGTGAACTAAGCAAGACTATTGAAAGCCTTGAGCCTATTGAAAGGGCTGTTGTTTACATAGCATTTCCAAAAGAAAGCGTATTTACAGAGCGTCAAACCCCACCAACAGCTAGCGTGGTAGTAAAACTAAAAGCAAACACTTCACTAGACCTTGGGCAAATCGATGGCATTAAGCGCATCGTGGCTGGTTCTGTAGCAAATCTAAAAGTAGAAAATGTAAAAATCGTAACCCAAGATGGTATAGCCATAGGCGAGGATACAGTAGCCTTGCAAAACGAACAAGAAGCCGCTAAAATCGCCGCTCAGGTTAGGTATAAACACGAGTTTGAAAGCCGCTATGAAAATAAAATTATAGATATGATAGCTAGCTTTACAGGTAGCAAAGAAAAAGTAACCGCTAAGGTTACCATGGAATTTGATTTTAGCCAAACTGATAGCGAAAGAGAGATTTTTGACCCAAATAGCGTAATTCGCTCAGAACAAAATATAGAAGAACACAAAGTAGGCCGTGATAAGCCAGATATCGGTGGTGTGCCAGGGGCTGTTAGCAATATAGGTCCAGTCCAAGGCATAGAGGATAACAAACCAGCCGAACAATACGATAAAACCGTGGCAAACACAAACTACGAAATTTCAAAACAAATAATCAAAACCAAACCGCAATTTGCAACCATACGCCGTATAACAGCAGCTGTGGCAGTAGATGGCCGCTATGACTATGTGCGTGATGAAAATGGTGATGCTACAGGGGTTGTTAAGTATTTCCCACTAGATGAAGCTGAGATGAATAGCATCACAAATCTAGTAAAACAAGCCGTGGGCTACGACCCAAATAGAGGCGATGAAGTAACAGTCTCAAACATAGAGTTTAGACCAAATAGTATAGCAGTACCACTTACGAAGTTTGAAGCCTTTATGGAATCTTATGTAAATCCAGTTTTGCCAGCGGCTAAATACGTTTTTGCCTTTATAGTGCTATTTGTGCTGTATAAGAAAGTAATTATGCCATTTATGGAGAAAATGCTCAAAGACCTTACGCCTGATGATGATAGTTTGCTTCAAGATAGTATGAATGTAGATGATGAAGCAGAGGATACTTTGGAGAGATTTAAAGCAGCAAGAAAAC
This DNA window, taken from Campylobacter magnus, encodes the following:
- the pheA gene encoding prephenate dehydratase, with translation MSDLSKLREQIDACDDEIIAILKRRMDAVEKIGEIKRNEGGAVYRPERERQIIERLSKHCDGSKLSRAGIEAIFYEIFSLSRSLEGREKVAFLGPFGTYSHEASVSRFGQNAIYEPITSIDGVFRQVERGAAKFGVVPIENNTEGAVAASYDSLGEHESIKVVGEIYLDISHALCGVCADISCLERIYTHPQAYAQCRKFLAEHGLEGVEFVATSSTAKAAWLAKDDEKGAAICSKIAAKLSNIPVIFERIQDNLGNSTRFFVLSNAFCDKSGNDKTSIIASTEHKPGALFDLLSIFAGLKINITKLESRPDKKHSFKSLFYIDIEGHKDDEIIAKALNSARQSGHEIRVLGSYAVAK
- the hisC gene encoding histidinol-phosphate transaminase, with amino-acid sequence MIFNEFLENLESYEPGKPIELVAREYGIKPENIIKVASNENPFGSSPKALQAMRASEPALYPDDSYFALKHALAVRFGCESANIIIGSGSDQVMEMAIKAVCNENRGILRAKTTFAMYDIYAKFAHAPVYKTQSEFHDLAQMAEIYTKNAANIGAVILCLPNNPLGECPDASEVYEFLELISQDTLVILDCAYMEFATFKDSKKHIKPAHVLSKFTNVLYSGTFSKAYGLGGMRVGYGLANTKLIEQISKLRPPFNITTPSLAAAIAALDDEDFVQKGIKNNFDEMPRYEDFASEFGLKFIPSYTNFIAIFTNEEKNSSILADNLLKKGIILRNLKSYGLNAVRITIGTKKQNDKVLEALRAEFA
- the fliF gene encoding flagellar basal-body MS-ring/collar protein FliF yields the protein MDRFKEFFEQVSAVFLNLTKRQKIVVLSSIVAVIAFIVLLILLMRGSGSTQNEFAGYSVLFRNIDPSVSAQVITQLEADGVNYKLADEGTILVPTKDVYKERIAVASITNIQGNNGKVGFELFDNKEFGATEDEQRVKFQRAIQGELSKTIESLEPIERAVVYIAFPKESVFTERQTPPTASVVVKLKANTSLDLGQIDGIKRIVAGSVANLKVENVKIVTQDGIAIGEDTVALQNEQEAAKIAAQVRYKHEFESRYENKIIDMIASFTGSKEKVTAKVTMEFDFSQTDSEREIFDPNSVIRSEQNIEEHKVGRDKPDIGGVPGAVSNIGPVQGIEDNKPAEQYDKTVANTNYEISKQIIKTKPQFATIRRITAAVAVDGRYDYVRDENGDATGVVKYFPLDEAEMNSITNLVKQAVGYDPNRGDEVTVSNIEFRPNSIAVPLTKFEAFMESYVNPVLPAAKYVFAFIVLFVLYKKVIMPFMEKMLKDLTPDDDSLLQDSMNVDDEAEDTLERFKAARKRAEDELGISQDFNEEDLKYDVLLEKMKAIVSEKSEEVANLLQGMVKNDSAFASSKEL